CGGCACCTGCGCCACCGGCCGGCGCAGGGCCAGCGTGGCCGCGGCGCAAGCCAGGCCGAGCACCGCCCAGGCCAGCGGCCAGGCCGGACCGCCCCCTCGCGCGGCCATCAGCGCCTCGCAGGCCGGCACCGCCAGCGCCGCCAGCAGGATGCCGAAGCCGGTGCCGCCGTAGTAGAGCGCCAGCAGCAACCCGCCGCGCGACCCGGCACCGGCGGCCAGCCGCGCCGCCAGCAGGCCGCCGCTGACGAAGACCAGCGCGCTGGCCACGCCGGTGAGCCCGCGCAGCGCCATCAGCACCGCGGTGTCGCGCGAGGCGGCGGTGGCCAGCAGGCCGAGGCTCGCGGCGGCGGACCCGAGGAGCAGGCTGCGGCCGTCGCCAAGCCGGCGCATCGCCGCCGGTGCGAGCAGCGCACCCACCAGGTAACCCAGCGCGTTGGCGGTGTTCAGCGCGCCGGCCACCGTGTAGCTCCACTGCAGGTCGGCGCGCATCGGCGGCAGCAGCAGCGCGTAGGCGAACCGCGCGATGCCGAGCGACACCGCCGCTGCCAGCGACAGCCGCAGCGCGGTGCCGACGCCCTGCACCGGCTACAGCGCGCAGCCGGATTCGCCGGGCGCCGGATCGGCCTGGCGCAGGTCCACGCCGTAGCGCACCGCCGTCAGCTCGGCCAGGATGGACACCGCGATCTCCGGCGGCGTGCGCGCGCCGTTCTTGATGCCCACCGGCCCATGCAACCGGTCGAGCTGCGGGTCGGTGAGGCCGAAGTGCTCCTTCAGCCGCGCCCGGCGCTTGGCCTGGTTGACGCGCGAGCCGATGGCGCCGACGTAGAAGCAGGGGCTGGCCAGCGCCTCCATCAGCGCGAGGTCGTCCAGCTTGGGGTCGTGGGTCAGCGCCACCACGGCGGTGTGGCCGTCGGGTTTCAATTCCACCAGCACGTCGTCGGGCATGCCGCGCAGCAGCCGCGCACCGGGCACCTCGAAGCCGCTGGCGTACTCCTCGCGCGGGTCGCAGATCAGCACCTCGTAGTCCAGCGCGCGCGCCATGGTGGCGAGGTAGTGCGTCATCTGCCCTGCACCGATGACCACCAGCCGCCACCGCGGGCCGTGGGTGGTGACCAGCCGCTGGTCGTCGAGCTGCAGTTCGTCGCTGCCGCCGGCCGGCGAAAGCTCGACGCGGCCGTCGCCCAGGTGCAGCACCCGGCGCACGCGCTCGCCGGCGTCCAGCCGCTGCAGCAGCTCGTCGATGCGCGAGCCGTCGTGCAGCGGCTCCAGCAGCAGCTCCAG
The sequence above is a segment of the Aquabacterium sp. J223 genome. Coding sequences within it:
- a CDS encoding XdhC family protein gives rise to the protein MDNVDLQVLRQVSQWWRAGHPVVLGTVTRTWGSAPRPVGSVVAVRADPDGGGQIAGSVSGGCIEDDLVAKVRDGALGLTRPQPLRYGVGAEEATRFGLPCGGTLELLLEPLHDGSRIDELLQRLDAGERVRRVLHLGDGRVELSPAGGSDELQLDDQRLVTTHGPRWRLVVIGAGQMTHYLATMARALDYEVLICDPREEYASGFEVPGARLLRGMPDDVLVELKPDGHTAVVALTHDPKLDDLALMEALASPCFYVGAIGSRVNQAKRRARLKEHFGLTDPQLDRLHGPVGIKNGARTPPEIAVSILAELTAVRYGVDLRQADPAPGESGCAL